Proteins found in one Bremerella volcania genomic segment:
- a CDS encoding transposase yields MSVTSKSPLDVLVTAWAVAERALPAYRHVNSPKKFTQHQLFACLVLKNFQRLDYRGITEQLFDCPSLTEAIELDYIPHYKPLQKAAQRLLACEEVQSLLDETVAMQMGRRKRVPDAAIDSTGLEATCASAYFVRRRKTKDSPWKTVVYQRYPKLSLVSDVRTHFILAYRVGNGPRPDVDEFQGLIDQASKRVRLHRILADAGYDSEPNHQFARDKFRLRTIIPAKHGRPTDKPASGRYRRLMQLRFDANTYRQRSQVETVMSMIKRRQGNFVRGKTDHARHKELQLMVLTHNVMILWWA; encoded by the coding sequence ATGAGCGTTACGAGTAAATCTCCGTTGGATGTCTTGGTTACCGCTTGGGCCGTCGCTGAGCGAGCGTTGCCAGCGTATCGCCATGTGAACAGTCCGAAGAAGTTCACGCAGCATCAACTGTTTGCTTGCCTGGTGCTGAAGAACTTTCAGCGGCTTGATTATCGCGGCATCACCGAACAGCTTTTCGACTGTCCATCGCTGACCGAAGCGATCGAACTCGACTACATTCCCCACTACAAGCCGCTGCAGAAAGCAGCCCAACGATTGCTGGCCTGCGAAGAAGTTCAGTCGCTGCTAGACGAGACGGTGGCGATGCAGATGGGGCGTCGCAAGCGGGTGCCGGATGCGGCGATCGATTCGACCGGGCTTGAAGCAACGTGTGCCAGCGCTTACTTCGTGCGACGCCGGAAAACGAAGGACAGCCCTTGGAAAACAGTCGTTTATCAGCGATACCCCAAGCTCAGTCTGGTGAGCGATGTCCGCACGCACTTCATTCTCGCGTATCGCGTCGGCAACGGACCGCGGCCTGATGTGGACGAGTTCCAAGGGCTGATTGATCAGGCATCCAAACGAGTTCGCCTGCATCGCATCTTGGCCGACGCTGGCTACGACAGCGAACCGAATCACCAGTTCGCACGCGACAAGTTTCGCTTGCGAACCATCATACCGGCCAAGCACGGTCGCCCAACCGACAAGCCAGCCAGCGGCCGATATCGCAGACTGATGCAACTCCGCTTCGATGCCAACACGTACCGCCAACGAAGCCAAGTCGAAACCGTGATGAGCATGATCAAACGCCGCCAAGGCAACTTCGTCCGAGGCAAAACGGATCATGCCCGTCACAAAGAATTACAGCTGATGGTGCTGACCCACAATGTTATGATTCTCTGGTGGGCTTGA
- a CDS encoding serine hydrolase domain-containing protein, producing MNRRHFLQWSLAVGLSAKVCAADQPNGWEEADKVLQQATASGQVKSATLHVLQKGSAVTRAYGASTTNDSMFLLGSISKPICVTALMRLYDQNEFQLSDKLSKYLPKFTGEGRENVTLRHVLTHTSGLPDQLANNAELRRSHAKLTKFVEHAQQAPLSFAPGTRYQYSSMGILLATHIAEKLSGKDILSLVEETVFRPLKMERSAQGLGRFSLDDMVPAQTEFAAPEAGSGDPTAKSWDWNSLYWRKLGAPWGTTHCSAPDVAKFLSEYLFERGTVLKPETARLVRTNQNPAGLKPRGIGFDVGPQLGGDGCSDETFGHTGSTGTLAWADPATETICVVLTSLPARAVDPHPRQLASAPIAARG from the coding sequence GTGAACCGTCGTCATTTTCTTCAATGGAGCTTAGCTGTGGGATTGAGTGCGAAAGTCTGCGCAGCGGACCAGCCCAATGGTTGGGAGGAAGCCGACAAGGTATTGCAACAGGCAACGGCCAGCGGTCAAGTAAAGTCGGCGACGCTGCATGTTTTGCAAAAGGGTAGCGCCGTGACGCGCGCTTATGGCGCTTCGACGACGAACGATTCCATGTTCCTGCTCGGCTCGATATCGAAGCCGATTTGCGTCACCGCGCTGATGCGACTGTACGATCAAAATGAGTTTCAACTCAGCGATAAGCTCAGCAAGTACCTGCCGAAGTTCACCGGCGAGGGTAGAGAAAACGTCACGCTGCGTCATGTCTTGACGCACACCTCCGGCCTGCCAGATCAATTGGCCAACAACGCCGAGCTGCGCCGCAGCCATGCAAAACTTACGAAGTTCGTCGAGCATGCGCAGCAAGCGCCCCTTTCGTTTGCGCCTGGCACCCGCTACCAATATTCGAGCATGGGCATTCTGCTGGCGACCCACATTGCCGAGAAACTTAGCGGGAAGGATATTCTTTCGCTCGTCGAAGAGACCGTTTTCAGGCCGCTGAAAATGGAACGCTCGGCCCAAGGGCTCGGGCGGTTCTCGCTCGACGACATGGTACCAGCTCAAACCGAATTCGCCGCGCCGGAAGCAGGCAGCGGCGATCCAACGGCCAAGAGTTGGGACTGGAACAGTCTCTACTGGCGCAAGCTGGGTGCCCCTTGGGGAACGACCCATTGTTCGGCGCCCGACGTGGCGAAGTTCTTGTCGGAGTATCTCTTCGAAAGGGGTACGGTGCTCAAGCCAGAGACCGCCAGACTGGTGCGAACCAATCAAAACCCCGCCGGGCTCAAGCCACGCGGCATTGGGTTTGACGTTGGCCCTCAGCTTGGGGGCGACGGCTGTTCGGACGAAACGTTCGGCCATACCGGCTCAACCGGAACGCTGGCCTGGGCCGATCCCGCCACCGAGACGATCTGCGTCGTGCTGACTTCCCTGCCAGCACGCGCGGTAGACCCTCACCCCCGGCAACTGGCCTCGGCGCCGATCGCCGCGCGAGGTTAA
- a CDS encoding heparinase II/III family protein: protein MNVHPVFAVFLILLFEPWAEGVTCAETPSSWAETSLTTVAASPTKQQGLVFRQKFRDLETFAVDVRIDATAMPEGDLQCIAGFAIGLDSSEDDPLTHSKSIRFELREGDRRGFWDIWIDGINEPRREPSPKPPGWVDNRQYQKPWEFTPHPGDYKLRVLCSREDDGSRLRFYFEYFDRPVYEFKLKRKLSPGHIGFYAITGGNESRQNTATFRQLTVRAVDDLDSFTQISARDIVLDALDLNHPALKQVAEAIHRGDRNQAGQLLLEHLRTRETPLGPGFKPEYCGTNYREVADAVLEDRYGTLGPFHTFSKTYVDGAGNTQHFVDADGTIRWDLCSGHLTRHFHWVSLAKAYSETQDKRYAQRFSREVQDWVAREPFLHPRNPDIGKLNWMDGTTFKLGYLNTSNIGRRCEMTWWPAYDEFRKSPDFSDQAHYHMLLGFIRQCRLIMNPSSFAAHDDGGAHICVAMLQTALMLPEFKESKRWEEEAVRRWQEVLKVQFHEDGSHVSLSTGYNWASLMAMENMIALYRRVGREVPQQFLDTLELAYRHPIALSRPNQGQIDLNDSSWGMIDDHMSRAYKLFPHRNDFLWMATKGEEGNAPDYRSIYFPNAGHFVMRTGWGPNHRYLFMDAGPVGASHGKEDKLNIYVDYGGQQLLASGGRGSYSGGPFAAYTGSTRGYNTILVDGGVQARTYPRYEIDGHVPEQRRWMTTERYDYAEGFHSHGWFPPGQHVEGKQTRQVIFIKGAKPPETSYWVVFDTVQPADQKEHQYEALFHSRRNHASLVDEVSKIVQCWDAGAALRVMPVVTEGLDVELIHGQTEPHIQGWHVVGEAHAPMWTPTFKWKATGTTTRAWVLVPAGPDQRWCVDRVELVRDDSNSLILRCFRPDGTSDLVYRRSLDDLEAGKFEEIELLGDVGAVSLDIDSDIIDRFTVPAPQ, encoded by the coding sequence GTGAATGTTCATCCTGTTTTCGCTGTCTTTCTCATTCTGCTGTTTGAGCCTTGGGCAGAAGGGGTTACTTGTGCTGAGACTCCCAGCAGTTGGGCAGAGACTAGCTTGACCACCGTCGCAGCCTCCCCGACTAAGCAGCAGGGATTGGTATTTCGACAGAAGTTTCGAGATCTTGAGACCTTTGCGGTGGATGTCCGTATTGATGCAACGGCGATGCCCGAAGGTGACCTTCAGTGCATCGCCGGCTTTGCAATCGGTCTTGATTCATCAGAGGATGATCCACTGACTCATTCGAAAAGTATTCGATTCGAGTTGAGGGAGGGGGATCGACGCGGGTTTTGGGATATCTGGATTGACGGCATCAACGAACCGCGTCGTGAACCGTCGCCCAAGCCTCCTGGTTGGGTTGACAATCGCCAATATCAGAAACCGTGGGAATTCACGCCGCACCCGGGTGACTACAAGTTACGGGTTTTGTGTTCCCGGGAAGACGATGGATCGCGATTGCGTTTCTACTTCGAGTACTTTGATCGCCCTGTCTATGAGTTTAAACTGAAACGGAAACTAAGCCCTGGCCATATTGGATTCTATGCCATAACAGGCGGGAACGAATCTCGTCAGAACACAGCAACCTTCCGCCAACTAACCGTTAGGGCGGTCGATGACTTAGATTCGTTTACTCAAATATCGGCGCGGGACATCGTGTTGGATGCGCTTGATTTGAACCATCCGGCGTTGAAGCAAGTTGCTGAAGCCATTCACCGCGGTGATCGAAACCAAGCCGGACAATTGCTGCTGGAACACCTGCGGACTCGTGAGACGCCCTTAGGGCCAGGGTTCAAGCCAGAGTATTGCGGCACCAACTATCGAGAAGTTGCCGACGCCGTCCTCGAAGATCGCTACGGCACGCTGGGTCCATTTCATACTTTCTCGAAAACTTACGTTGACGGCGCAGGCAACACGCAGCATTTTGTCGATGCCGATGGCACGATCCGCTGGGACCTCTGCAGCGGGCACCTCACGCGGCATTTTCACTGGGTATCTTTGGCCAAGGCATATTCCGAAACCCAAGACAAGCGGTACGCTCAGCGCTTCTCGCGCGAGGTACAAGACTGGGTCGCTCGCGAGCCATTTCTACATCCTCGCAATCCCGACATTGGCAAACTGAACTGGATGGACGGAACGACGTTCAAGTTGGGCTATCTCAATACGAGCAACATTGGCCGTCGTTGTGAAATGACCTGGTGGCCTGCCTACGATGAGTTTCGCAAATCGCCAGATTTTTCGGACCAAGCGCACTATCACATGCTTCTGGGTTTCATTCGCCAGTGCCGACTGATTATGAACCCCAGCAGCTTTGCCGCTCATGATGATGGCGGAGCCCACATCTGTGTCGCCATGTTGCAGACGGCCTTGATGCTTCCCGAGTTCAAAGAGTCAAAGCGTTGGGAGGAGGAGGCTGTGCGGCGTTGGCAAGAGGTGCTCAAGGTTCAGTTCCACGAAGATGGGAGTCATGTCAGCCTCAGCACAGGCTACAATTGGGCTTCGCTCATGGCGATGGAGAACATGATTGCTCTGTACCGTCGCGTGGGGCGAGAAGTTCCGCAGCAATTTCTGGACACCCTCGAACTCGCGTACCGACATCCCATCGCGCTTTCCCGACCGAACCAGGGTCAGATTGATCTGAATGACAGTTCTTGGGGCATGATCGATGATCACATGAGCCGCGCTTACAAGCTCTTTCCGCATCGGAACGACTTTTTGTGGATGGCGACGAAAGGAGAAGAAGGGAACGCACCTGATTATCGCTCTATCTATTTTCCAAACGCCGGCCACTTCGTGATGAGGACCGGTTGGGGCCCCAACCATCGCTATCTTTTCATGGATGCAGGCCCCGTCGGTGCTAGTCACGGCAAAGAGGATAAGCTCAACATCTATGTCGACTACGGCGGACAACAGCTTCTTGCCAGCGGCGGACGCGGCTCCTACTCAGGCGGCCCCTTCGCAGCCTATACAGGATCGACTCGGGGCTACAACACCATACTTGTCGATGGAGGCGTCCAAGCTCGAACCTACCCGAGATATGAGATCGACGGACATGTTCCCGAGCAACGGCGTTGGATGACGACCGAGCGTTACGACTACGCCGAAGGGTTTCATTCCCATGGCTGGTTTCCGCCGGGTCAACATGTGGAAGGAAAGCAAACCCGGCAGGTAATCTTCATCAAGGGAGCCAAGCCGCCTGAGACTTCGTACTGGGTTGTGTTCGATACAGTCCAGCCAGCCGATCAGAAAGAGCATCAGTACGAGGCGCTGTTTCATAGCCGACGAAACCACGCCAGCCTAGTAGACGAAGTGTCAAAGATTGTTCAGTGCTGGGATGCCGGTGCAGCGCTCCGCGTCATGCCCGTGGTCACAGAGGGACTTGATGTTGAACTCATTCATGGTCAGACCGAGCCCCACATTCAAGGCTGGCATGTCGTCGGAGAAGCTCACGCGCCGATGTGGACTCCGACTTTCAAATGGAAAGCAACCGGCACTACGACACGTGCATGGGTACTGGTGCCGGCCGGCCCCGATCAGCGGTGGTGCGTTGATCGAGTGGAGCTAGTACGAGATGACTCAAACTCCTTGATACTGCGCTGCTTTCGACCCGATGGGACGAGCGATCTTGTTTATCGCCGCTCCTTAGACGATCTTGAGGCAGGCAAATTCGAGGAGATTGAATTGTTGGGCGACGTTGGAGCGGTTTCACTCGATATCGATAGTGACATTATCGATCGATTTACGGTACCGGCACCACAGTGA
- a CDS encoding L,D-transpeptidase family protein → MTPHHILGDELMASANITLNARKNCPRAPHQGCWGSTAFGFLKFGSHTVPVTASGNRSYNMDVTLKASDCYLNKRSTEFNVDMPYAVGPIEWKTGVYVHQYPMMCSAGCIHLNPGDARAFHDWVKQNAPVRLIVKSTF, encoded by the coding sequence ATGACTCCGCATCACATTTTGGGGGATGAATTGATGGCGAGTGCAAACATCACGTTGAACGCGCGAAAGAATTGTCCGCGGGCTCCTCACCAAGGCTGTTGGGGAAGTACGGCCTTTGGCTTTTTGAAATTCGGCAGTCACACGGTACCGGTAACCGCCAGCGGTAATCGGTCGTACAACATGGACGTCACCCTGAAAGCGAGCGATTGTTACCTGAACAAGCGATCGACGGAATTCAATGTGGATATGCCCTATGCCGTCGGGCCGATCGAATGGAAGACGGGCGTCTACGTGCACCAATACCCCATGATGTGCTCGGCGGGTTGCATTCACTTGAACCCAGGCGACGCCCGTGCGTTTCACGATTGGGTCAAACAAAACGCGCCCGTACGACTGATCGTGAAAAGCACGTTTTAG